The proteins below come from a single bacterium genomic window:
- a CDS encoding YqgE/AlgH family protein: protein MPAIRSLLRRLAALCLLAALILAPAAAPAQESLKGELLVAAPRIQDPRFRETVIYMVRHDAGGAFGLIVNRPLGKVKLAYLYEKLGILPPKARRDITMHYGGPVNPDRGFVLHDSEKHFPGDVSAGEGVGVSPFEPVLRAMAGGKAPKRFLFIIGYAGWGPGQLEGEMRRGDWITAAPDDALLFGKKHDGKWKRAIGRRYRTL, encoded by the coding sequence ATGCCCGCCATCAGGTCACTCTTGCGGAGGCTCGCCGCCCTCTGTCTCCTCGCGGCTCTGATCCTCGCCCCGGCCGCGGCCCCCGCGCAGGAGAGCCTCAAGGGCGAGCTCCTCGTCGCCGCCCCGCGCATCCAGGACCCGCGTTTCCGCGAGACCGTCATCTACATGGTCCGCCACGACGCCGGGGGCGCCTTCGGCCTCATCGTCAACCGCCCGCTCGGCAAGGTGAAGCTCGCCTATCTCTACGAGAAGCTCGGCATCCTCCCCCCGAAGGCGCGCCGCGACATCACCATGCACTACGGCGGCCCCGTCAACCCCGACCGCGGCTTCGTCCTCCACGACAGCGAAAAGCACTTCCCCGGCGACGTTTCCGCGGGAGAGGGCGTCGGCGTGAGCCCCTTCGAGCCGGTCCTGCGCGCCATGGCCGGGGGCAAGGCCCCCAAGCGGTTTCTCTTCATCATCGGTTACGCGGGCTGGGGCCCCGGCCAGCTCGAGGGCGAGATGCGCCGCGGCGACTGGATCACCGCCGCCCCGGACGACGCCCTCCTCTTCGGCAAAAAACACGATGGGAAATGGAAGAGAGCGATCGGGAGGCGGTATCGGACGTTGTGA
- a CDS encoding glycosyltransferase family 39 protein: protein MARRRKKNAPPAAQAAAAPAGGPAFWLNDRGLDSRALGLLLIAGTILAYLSALGAGYIWDDPEYLTANPLVQGGLAGLGRIWIPFETVQYYPLVFSAFWAEHALWGLAPFGYHLVNVLLHAGSALLVWRILLRLGVPGAWLAAAIFAVHPVHVESVAWVTERKNVLSGLFYLLALRQYLIFDEESENKDWALSLLFFLFALLSKTVTASLPVAILIVLWMRGRSIEKETILRVLPFFLLGAAAGLFTAWLEVFQVGAFGEEFVQGPIARLTLAGIVPWFYLGKLFFSLLPDLLLPPVGD, encoded by the coding sequence ATGGCCCGCCGGAGAAAAAAGAACGCACCGCCCGCAGCACAAGCGGCGGCAGCTCCCGCCGGGGGCCCCGCCTTCTGGTTGAACGACCGGGGGCTGGACAGCCGGGCGCTGGGGCTGCTCCTCATCGCGGGGACGATCCTCGCCTACCTCTCGGCGCTCGGGGCGGGCTACATCTGGGACGACCCGGAGTACCTGACCGCAAACCCGCTGGTGCAGGGCGGCCTCGCGGGGCTGGGCCGCATCTGGATTCCCTTCGAGACGGTGCAGTACTACCCGCTGGTCTTCTCCGCCTTCTGGGCGGAGCACGCCCTCTGGGGACTCGCCCCCTTCGGCTACCATCTGGTGAACGTGCTCCTTCACGCGGGGAGCGCGCTGCTCGTCTGGCGGATTCTTCTCCGGCTCGGGGTGCCGGGGGCGTGGCTCGCGGCGGCGATCTTCGCGGTCCACCCCGTCCATGTGGAGTCGGTCGCCTGGGTGACCGAGCGCAAGAACGTCCTCTCGGGGCTGTTCTATCTCCTCGCGCTCCGGCAGTACCTGATCTTCGATGAAGAAAGCGAAAACAAAGACTGGGCCCTCTCGCTCCTCTTCTTCCTCTTCGCCCTCCTCAGCAAGACGGTGACGGCGAGCTTGCCGGTGGCAATCCTCATTGTCCTGTGGATGCGGGGAAGATCGATCGAGAAAGAGACCATCCTGCGGGTGCTGCCCTTCTTCCTCCTCGGGGCGGCGGCGGGCCTGTTCACGGCATGGCTCGAGGTCTTCCAGGTGGGCGCCTTCGGGGAGGAGTTCGTCCAGGGGCCCATCGCCAGACTCACCCTCGCGGGGATCGTCCCGTGGTTTTATTTGGGGAAACTTTTTTTTTCCCTCCTCCCTGATCTTCTCCTACCCCCGGTGGGCGATTGA